In Thunnus maccoyii chromosome 11, fThuMac1.1, whole genome shotgun sequence, one genomic interval encodes:
- the LOC121906863 gene encoding CD276 antigen-like codes for MSFANNARMMKVLSSVYLQVFHLVLLLPFSSENNSCQANGTRGAPWLWRCHHTFSKPFQPEKSFIYWQGQDNSGLVVYMYNKGKPDLKHQSQSFKNRTKIFPDQLHDGNLSLVIEELILKDDQTSLEVIFNSPSESTKKLCQTTVCVAAPFQEPKLEINQSNKTATCSTKGGYPKPEIKWTSQGGQNQSERTLEQHEVQTTMTSEEDGTYSTSSTANITGSQRVTCRVHNPTSNQTLSVTKDTTLETPEKRHDLGIGIGFVVALVCVVALIVILYLHRRRTSNWSPQPTANPSGSSASGGSAGGNAGEAPSNMQNRNVESADESEPETVNLLPGHQSALYCLPVRRDGATASATNEDSSASEETNDRKKDADETKTTESDKDK; via the exons ATGTCATTTGCAAACAATGCTAGAATGATGAAGGTTTTGTCATCTGTCTACCTTCAAG TTTTCCATTTGGTTCTGCTGCTGCCattttcatctgaaaataaCTCATGTCAAGCCAATGGAACCAGAGGAGCTCCGTGGCTCTGGAGATGCCATCACACCTTCAGTAAACCGTTCCAACCAGAGAAAAGTTTTATATACTGGCAAGGTCAAGATAATTCTGGCCTTGTTGTATATATGTACAATAAAGGAAAGCCAGACTTAAAGCACCAAAGCcagtcatttaaaaatagaACCAAAATCTTCCCTGATCAATTACATGATGGAAATTTATCACTTGTTATTGAGGAATTGATACTGAAAGATGATCAAACCTCCCTTGAAGTCATTTTCAACTCACCATCCGAATCAACAAAGAAGCTCTGCCAGACCACTGTGTGTGTAGCAG CTCCTTTCCAGGAACCAAAACTTGagataaatcaatcaaataagACAGCAACCTGCAGCACAAAGGGGGGTTACCCTAAACCTGAAATCAAATGGACTTCCCAGGGCGGACAGAATCAATCAGAACGTACACTGGAACAACATGAAGTACAGACGACTATGACCTCTGAAGAAGACGGCACTTACAGTACCAGCAGCACAGCCAACATCACAGGGTCACAGAGAGTGACCTGCAGAGTtcacaaccccacttcaaacCAGACACTGAGTGTAACTAAAGATACGACACTCGAGACTCCAG aaaaaagacATGATCTTGGAATTGGAATTGGATTTGTTGTTGcccttgtttgtgttgtggcGCTGATTGTCATCCTGTATCTGCACCGTA GAAGAACATCAAACTGGAGTCCTCAGCCAACAGCAAACCCATCCGGCTCATCAGCAAGTGGAGGCTCAGCTGGAGGAAATGCCGGTGAAGCTCCTTCCAACATGCAGAATAGAAATGTTGAAAGTGCTGATGAAAGTGAACCTGAGACAGTCAATTTGCTACCAGGGCATCAGTCTGCACTTTACTGTTTGCCAGTGAGGAGGGATGGTGCCACAGCAAGTGCGACCAATGAAGACTCTTCTGCTTCTGAGGAAACAAATGACCGCAAGAAAGATGCAGACGAAACAAAAACCACAGAGagtgacaaagacaaataa